The Vigna radiata var. radiata cultivar VC1973A chromosome 6, Vradiata_ver6, whole genome shotgun sequence DNA segment gaTATGCCAACATGCGATGTCACTTCTATTGGATGATTGAAGAAATTCATTTGCTATTAAGCAAGAATTCTAATAGGAACTTGTAATGCGTTTATTTTTTTGGTCAAATTAGACTTGGACATCCTCATAGGATACAAATAGCAGAAGTTGTCCAATCTTACTTTGAATCGGTCCTGGTCCTCCATTTGTGGAATGGAaccaaagaaaatgaaaaacaaagacTTATATCCATACACTGAGAACTTGCGTTCTTGTTACACTGGAAAAAATCCAGTCAAATGAATATGGTCAAGTGTTCTACGCAAACCATATTTATTAACAGCTTCATTAGCAGCTCTAAAGCCACCACCATAAGCAGGGGAAGAATCATTGACAATCTGATTCTTGAAAAACTCACccaatttattttcaacatGAGACTTTGCACCCTTCtttgaggaggaggaggaggaagaagaagcagaAGCTGTGGATGTTGATGGCATGCTTTGAAAGCTAGGCATTACTTCTGACTCAAGCCACATATAAGAAAGAACCTGACAAATGCCTTCCTCTACTTCAGGGTTAAGGTTTCGGTAACCTGCTTAGTTGTTCAAGATGAATGAATGAGATAAATAAAAGGTTGTGAATGCTTACATTGTTTAATAccataaacattaaaatatgatACCTTTAAGGCGTAGCCAGCCATGCATCAACTCATGGGCAAGTATAGCACCAGTGAGTAACCTGCATGTCATTAAGGTACGAGAACTCCTTTAATGAAGTTTGAACATCATCAATAAGAAGTAACATTATAGTCTGTCATCGGTACTTTGTCTTATGAGTATTGGAAAAATATCTGAACTCACAATTATATTCAAAAGGGAATCAATCAGCTCTAATTTGAAGGGGACAAAAAGCAAAGTTTCCATTGTCCACTAGTTTACCTAGGAAGACCATAAAGAACAAGAATTGCTGTAACTTCACATTTTCTAATCAGTTTTTGAGGTTGAGTTCTCATCCCTATCAGTCGATGGCCTCCAATTCTTGGCCTTCTATGTATCTGAAACAAGCATATAGTAATCTCATTCACTATGGATTCCACATTCTACCAAAACAAGaagtaaaaagttttaatatctTACACTGGTCACAGTCTGCTCCTCTGAGAGGCACAGACCCCTTGTTTCTGGTAAGTGTAGAAAACCCTGGCAGAAAGCACAGAATGAGAGAAGGTGGACTAGTTATTTCACTAAAACAAAGAAGGGATGTTCCTTACATTTTTCTCCCCTACAATAGCTTCATTAAGTGCTTCTCTCTCAACTAGAAGCATGGGAATTTGTTGATCTATTCTCATCTGCATTCCTTCATAGTAATCTCTGATAGAATGGTAAAGAGGCTGGCAATCACCAGTGTCCATTATAGCAGATTCCATGCACTCTAAACACAAACTTCGTCCATCTTCTAGTCTATAGTATTTTATGTTCAGAGGCTTCAAGGAAAATAATGTAACAGTAGCAAAAAATAACTTCAGAAAACTACTTGTTCTAAATATCCGAATCATTAAATTGGGTGACTACTTAAATTAGTACCTCCAATCTTTCACAACTACAGCAACGAGCTGTATTATCATATTCATGAGATGGACAATACTTTTGGGACCAAAAGGGGTGGCATCTGTACTCAATCAACCCAGCTGCATTTATGGGAATctggaattaaaaaataaataaaatctgtTAATATAGCTCTTTATTAACTGCAAAGTGATAGGTTAAAAAGATGAACCACAGGTCAAAAAAATCTAAGGTACATGAAACAAACTGAAATTTTGATAACCttaaacagagaaaaaaatttaataaagcgTGACAGTTTGAATAAGCAAAGGCAAACCAATCTTACAAATTGGAAGCAAACTTCACATTTTGGATGAGTCAATTCTTTAAAGCAGGATTTATGATATGGATGCTTCCCTGACAAGGAAAACTACGatcaaaacagaaaagaaaacaagtaagAGATGAATCAAGAAGAAAAGTGGTGATCTCATCATCTCCTAAGAATATCAAAGAGGATAATAAAACTACCTCACGCTCAGTAATGGGATAGCGACATGAATGACAGCGAAAGCAATTTGGATGAAAATACGTATCCATGCACCCCAAACAATTTCCATACATTATCTCTTGGTTGCAGCCACCACATATTCTTCTGTTCAATGACAAACTACACATTATCAGTTAATTTCCTTTTGCTTAGACATTGCCATAGAACTCTATCCCTCCAAAACTACATGTCTGCACATGCTGcaagtttctttttctcttttcaaatttgtttagaaGGAACAGATT contains these protein-coding regions:
- the LOC106763871 gene encoding protein DA1-related 2 isoform X1 translates to MAPSSDVNHLSHPCIYGDYISPRSERKSGFMKWLSKLFRGGSNRGRGGRHLHEPAEESIVWGAPSRALDDRARAQKEKEDLGHAMALSSAEDLKRPNARQGYSWGEDTEDDYSKAPMDTLSSSAHPPFAPTPFYPHEYSLSLNRRICGGCNQEIMYGNCLGCMDTYFHPNCFRCHSCRYPITEREFSLSGKHPYHKSCFKELTHPKCEVCFQFIPINAAGLIEYRCHPFWSQKYCPSHEYDNTARCCSCERLEPLNIKYYRLEDGRSLCLECMESAIMDTGDCQPLYHSIRDYYEGMQMRIDQQIPMLLVEREALNEAIVGEKNGFLHLPETRGLCLSEEQTVTSIHRRPRIGGHRLIGMRTQPQKLIRKCEVTAILVLYGLPRLLTGAILAHELMHGWLRLKGYRNLNPEVEEGICQVLSYMWLESEVMPSFQSMPSTSTASASSSSSSSSKKGAKSHVENKLGEFFKNQIVNDSSPAYGGGFRAANEAVNKYGLRRTLDHIHLTGFFPV
- the LOC106763871 gene encoding protein DA1-related 2 isoform X2, whose amino-acid sequence is MAPSSDVNHLSHPCIYGDYISPRSERKSGFMKWLSKLFRGGSNRGRGGRHLHEPAEESIVWGAPSRALDDRARAQKEKEDLGHAMALSSAEDLKRPNARQGYSWGEDTEDDYSKAPMDTLSSSAHPPFAPTPFYPHEYRRICGGCNQEIMYGNCLGCMDTYFHPNCFRCHSCRYPITEREFSLSGKHPYHKSCFKELTHPKCEVCFQFIPINAAGLIEYRCHPFWSQKYCPSHEYDNTARCCSCERLEPLNIKYYRLEDGRSLCLECMESAIMDTGDCQPLYHSIRDYYEGMQMRIDQQIPMLLVEREALNEAIVGEKNGFLHLPETRGLCLSEEQTVTSIHRRPRIGGHRLIGMRTQPQKLIRKCEVTAILVLYGLPRLLTGAILAHELMHGWLRLKGYRNLNPEVEEGICQVLSYMWLESEVMPSFQSMPSTSTASASSSSSSSSKKGAKSHVENKLGEFFKNQIVNDSSPAYGGGFRAANEAVNKYGLRRTLDHIHLTGFFPV